Genomic DNA from uncultured Ilyobacter sp.:
TCCCATATAGATTTTCATAAATCATAAGATTGATTTCAACATCCCTTTTCCATATATTTTATGATTTCCTCTACAATTTCTTCGGAGGACAACCTAGAACTCTCTAAAGCTTCTCTTAAGTTTACCTTTTCAGAAAAAAAACACTCATTGCAGTGCATTCCATGTTTTTTTAATATTTCAATGAGAGATGGGTATTTTTTTAAAATCTCCTGAATATTCATTTCTAAAAGTATTTTTTTATTTAACATAACCATCACACCTATTCACTTTTAAGTTTTTCTATAAATTCAAAAAAACCAAGTTTTTCAAAAAAATCTTTTTCTGCAACAGAAGGTATTCTTTTTTGAGTTATAGCCTCTACCACTTTTTTTTGAAAAGGAATCTTTAAGGCCATATCAATGCCCATCTCTTCACAATATTTTTCTATTTTTTCTGAATGAGATAAAGAGAGATCATATTTATTTATAACCACATATATTTTTAACCGGAATTTTTTTGTAAGCTCATAGACCCTTTTAAGATCGTGTATTCCAGAGGAAGTTGGTTCGGTAACTATAACCACTTTTTTAGCACCTGTTATAGAGCTTATGACGTTGCACGCTATTCCTGGTGACCCGTCGATTAGGATAGTTTTTTTAGCATTTTCTTCAGCTATTTTTTTTGCAGTTTTTCTCACTTCGGCTACAAGTTTTCCAGATGCATCTTCTCCT
This window encodes:
- a CDS encoding DUF1858 domain-containing protein; its protein translation is MLNKKILLEMNIQEILKKYPSLIEILKKHGMHCNECFFSEKVNLREALESSRLSSEEIVEEIIKYMEKGC
- a CDS encoding ATP-binding protein, which codes for MINEIVVISGKGGTGKTTLTASLIPYFEDIVIGDCDVDAPDLNILFESKEKSQRNFVGLQKAFLDKSKCIMCKKCYELCKFNAISHEIEINSGKCEGCGLCEYICPASAITMEDTVIGKLSVSETSFGDMVHAKLIPGEDASGKLVAEVRKTAKKIAEENAKKTILIDGSPGIACNVISSITGAKKVVIVTEPTSSGIHDLKRVYELTKKFRLKIYVVINKYDLSLSHSEKIEKYCEEMGIDMALKIPFQKKVVEAITQKRIPSVAEKDFFEKLGFFEFIEKLKSE